A region from the Panicum hallii strain FIL2 chromosome 1, PHallii_v3.1, whole genome shotgun sequence genome encodes:
- the LOC112882297 gene encoding embryonic protein DC-8-like isoform X2 — protein MASQQQPRKQATTKGQEEGGQGQAMNLEEIGKYRAEAQQRSAEAIRAAEERFNKANNQQPRGAAAAAQAPGATVVSSYQETTKQPAATQQGESQGRGTDAQQWLAQTAADARERCNKAMGTSPAAHAPAGGAAPHDHGKGEQEGGCQARAHLTRQEEMGRPDAEAARAAVEKHDRGGAAAGQGVKDKATRAAGATADHAARKGAEAKDAGARGAQAAEAKTQEATGTAADYTKQAAARARDATAGAAGTTAEYAKQAAAKARDVTLATGETAAEYAKQAAAKGRDATLSTGGTAAEYAKQAAAKGKDATLSTGGAAAEYAKQAAAKGKDVTLSTGGTAAEYARAAAEKAKEAAVATARTTAGYTQQAAAKATEVTADTARRVAEYAKEKAEQGKERAARAADQAEEPGHDAAAGAEDSASQAADEASRGLTGQHEDRAKDTAGDVARRAGDTVVRAKDTAKDVAGSVARKASDTAGRAKDTAEGAVGGVAQKSRDTAAEARDRTKDTASHAEDKAGEVKDRASGTGKAAAGGGGVTTKAKGGGGEEGGGTTIVGDVLEAVGATVVGLAQHAKGLVAGEEELVPVEGEEGKVAGGAKEEKRKTA, from the exons ATGGCGTCGCAGCAGCAGCCCAGGAAGCAGGCCACCACCAAGGGCCAGGAGGAGGGAGGCCAAGGCCAGGCGATGAACCTGGAGGAGATCGGCAAGTACCGCGCCGAGGCGCAGCAGCGGTCGGCGGAGGCCATCCGCGCCGCCGAGGAGCGCTTCAACAAGGCCAACAACCAGCAGCCGcgcggggccgccgccgcggcccagGCGCCCGGCGCCACCGTGGTCTCCTCGTATCAGGAGACCACGAAGCAGCCTGCAGCGACGCAGCAGGGGGAGAGCCAGGGCCGCGGCACTGATGCGCAGCAGTGGCTAGCTCAGACCGCGGCCGACGCCAGGGAGAGGTGCAACAAGGCCATGGGGACGAGCCCGGCCGCCCacgcgccggcgggcggcgcggctcccCACGACCACGGCAAGGGGGAGCAGGAGGGCGGCTGCCAAGCCCGCGCCCATCTGACGCGGCAGGAGGAGATGGGGAGGCCGGACGCGgaggccgcgcgcgccgcggtgGAGAAGCAcgacaggggcggcgcggcggcggggcagggcgtGAAGGACAAGGCCACGCGGGCGGCAGGCGCCACGGCGGACCATGCCGCGAGGAAGGGCGCTGAGGCCAAGGacgccggcgcgcgcggcgcgcaggCCGCGGAGGCGAAGACCCAGGAGGCCACAGGGACGGCGGCCGACTACACCAAGCAGGCGGCCGCGAGGGCCAGGGATGCCACTGCCGGCGCGGCCGGGACGACCGCTGAGTACGCGAagcaggcggcggcgaaggCCAGGGACGTGACGCTGGCCACCGGCGAGACGGCCGCGGAGTACGCGAagcaggcggcggcgaaggGCAGGGACGCGACGCTGAGCACCGGAGGGACGGCCGCGGAGTACGCGAAGCAGGCGGCGGCTAAGGGGAAGGACGCGACGCTGAGCACCGGCGGGGCAGCGGCCGAGTACGCGAAGCAGGCGGCGGCGAAAGGGAAGGACGTGACGCTGAGCActggcgggacggcggcggagtACGCCAGGGCCGCGGCCGAGAAGgcgaaggaggcggcggtggcgaccGCGCGGACGACGGCCGGGTACacgcagcaggcggcggcgaaggcgacGGAGGTGACGGCGGACACCGCGCGCAGGGTGGCGGAGTACGCcaaggagaaggcggagcagGGGAAGGAGCGCGCGGCGCGCGCCGCCGACCAGGCGGAGGAGCCGGGCCACGACGCGGCCGCGGGGGCCGAGGACTCGGCGTCCCAGGCGGCGGACGAGGCCTCCCGCGGCTTGACCGGGCAGCACGAGGACAGGGCCAAGGACACGGCCGGCGACGTGGCGCGCAGGGCAGGCGACACGGTCGTACGGGCCAAGGACACGGCGAAGGACGTGGCCGGATCCGTGGCGCGGAAAGCGAGCGACACGGCCGGGCGCGCCAAGGACACGGCGGAGGGCGCGGTCGGTGGCGTGGCGCAGAAGTCGAGGGATACCGCCGCCGAGGCAAGGGATAGGACGAAGGACACCGCCTCACACGCGGAGGATAAGGCCGGGGAGGTGAAGGACAGGGCGTCGGGGACCGGcaaggccgccgccggcggcggcggtgtcacGACGAAGGCGAAG ggcggcggcggcgaggagggcggcggcacgACGATAGTGGGCGACGTGCTGGAGGCGGTGGGCGCGACGGTGGTCGGGCTCGCGCAGCACGCCAAGGGGCTCGTCGCTGGCGAGGAGGAGCTCGTCCCGGTCGAAGGCGAGGAGGGGAAGGTCGCCGGGGGAGCCAAGGAAGAGAAGCGCAAAACTGCTTGA
- the LOC112882297 gene encoding embryonic protein DC-8-like isoform X1 yields MASQQQPRKQATTKGQEEGGQGQAMNLEEIGKYRAEAQQRSAEAIRAAEERFNKANNQQPRGAAAAAQAPGATVVSSYQETTKQPAATQQGESQGRGTDAQQWLAQTAADARERCNKAMGTSPAAHAPAGGAAPHDHGKGEQEGGCQARAHLTRQEEMGRPDAEAARAAVEKHDRGGAAAGQGVKDKATRAAGATADHAARKGAEAKDAGARGAQAAEAKTQEATGTAADYTKQAAARARDATAGAAGTTAEYAKQAAAKARDVTLATGETAAEYAKQAAAKGRDATLSTGGTAAEYAKQAAAKGKDATLSTGGAAAEYAKQAAAKGKDVTLSTGGTAAEYARAAAEKAKEAAVATARTTAGYTQQAAAKATEVTADTARRVAEYAKEKAEQGKERAARAADQAEEPGHDAAAGAEDSASQAADEASRGLTGQHEDRAKDTAGDVARRAGDTVVRAKDTAKDVAGSVARKASDTAGRAKDTAEGAVGGVAQKSRDTAAEARDRTKDTASHAEDKAGEVKDRASGTGKAAAGGGGVTTKAKGGGGGGGEEGGGTTIVGDVLEAVGATVVGLAQHAKGLVAGEEELVPVEGEEGKVAGGAKEEKRKTA; encoded by the exons ATGGCGTCGCAGCAGCAGCCCAGGAAGCAGGCCACCACCAAGGGCCAGGAGGAGGGAGGCCAAGGCCAGGCGATGAACCTGGAGGAGATCGGCAAGTACCGCGCCGAGGCGCAGCAGCGGTCGGCGGAGGCCATCCGCGCCGCCGAGGAGCGCTTCAACAAGGCCAACAACCAGCAGCCGcgcggggccgccgccgcggcccagGCGCCCGGCGCCACCGTGGTCTCCTCGTATCAGGAGACCACGAAGCAGCCTGCAGCGACGCAGCAGGGGGAGAGCCAGGGCCGCGGCACTGATGCGCAGCAGTGGCTAGCTCAGACCGCGGCCGACGCCAGGGAGAGGTGCAACAAGGCCATGGGGACGAGCCCGGCCGCCCacgcgccggcgggcggcgcggctcccCACGACCACGGCAAGGGGGAGCAGGAGGGCGGCTGCCAAGCCCGCGCCCATCTGACGCGGCAGGAGGAGATGGGGAGGCCGGACGCGgaggccgcgcgcgccgcggtgGAGAAGCAcgacaggggcggcgcggcggcggggcagggcgtGAAGGACAAGGCCACGCGGGCGGCAGGCGCCACGGCGGACCATGCCGCGAGGAAGGGCGCTGAGGCCAAGGacgccggcgcgcgcggcgcgcaggCCGCGGAGGCGAAGACCCAGGAGGCCACAGGGACGGCGGCCGACTACACCAAGCAGGCGGCCGCGAGGGCCAGGGATGCCACTGCCGGCGCGGCCGGGACGACCGCTGAGTACGCGAagcaggcggcggcgaaggCCAGGGACGTGACGCTGGCCACCGGCGAGACGGCCGCGGAGTACGCGAagcaggcggcggcgaaggGCAGGGACGCGACGCTGAGCACCGGAGGGACGGCCGCGGAGTACGCGAAGCAGGCGGCGGCTAAGGGGAAGGACGCGACGCTGAGCACCGGCGGGGCAGCGGCCGAGTACGCGAAGCAGGCGGCGGCGAAAGGGAAGGACGTGACGCTGAGCActggcgggacggcggcggagtACGCCAGGGCCGCGGCCGAGAAGgcgaaggaggcggcggtggcgaccGCGCGGACGACGGCCGGGTACacgcagcaggcggcggcgaaggcgacGGAGGTGACGGCGGACACCGCGCGCAGGGTGGCGGAGTACGCcaaggagaaggcggagcagGGGAAGGAGCGCGCGGCGCGCGCCGCCGACCAGGCGGAGGAGCCGGGCCACGACGCGGCCGCGGGGGCCGAGGACTCGGCGTCCCAGGCGGCGGACGAGGCCTCCCGCGGCTTGACCGGGCAGCACGAGGACAGGGCCAAGGACACGGCCGGCGACGTGGCGCGCAGGGCAGGCGACACGGTCGTACGGGCCAAGGACACGGCGAAGGACGTGGCCGGATCCGTGGCGCGGAAAGCGAGCGACACGGCCGGGCGCGCCAAGGACACGGCGGAGGGCGCGGTCGGTGGCGTGGCGCAGAAGTCGAGGGATACCGCCGCCGAGGCAAGGGATAGGACGAAGGACACCGCCTCACACGCGGAGGATAAGGCCGGGGAGGTGAAGGACAGGGCGTCGGGGACCGGcaaggccgccgccggcggcggcggtgtcacGACGAAGGCGAAG ggcggcggcggcggcggcggcgaggagggcggcggcacgACGATAGTGGGCGACGTGCTGGAGGCGGTGGGCGCGACGGTGGTCGGGCTCGCGCAGCACGCCAAGGGGCTCGTCGCTGGCGAGGAGGAGCTCGTCCCGGTCGAAGGCGAGGAGGGGAAGGTCGCCGGGGGAGCCAAGGAAGAGAAGCGCAAAACTGCTTGA
- the LOC112882297 gene encoding embryonic protein DC-8-like isoform X3 codes for MASQQQPRKQATTKGQEEGGQGQAMNLEEIGKYRAEAQQRSAEAIRAAEERFNKANNQQPRGAAAAAQAPGATVVSSYQETTKQPAATQQGESQGRGTDAQQWLAQTAADARERCNKAMGTSPAAHAPAGGAAPHDHGKGEQEGGCQARAHLTRQEEMGRPDAEAARAAVEKHDRGGAAAGQGVKDKATRAAGATADHAARKGAEAKDAGARGAQAAEAKTQEATGTAADYTKQAAARARDATAGAAGTTAEYAKQAAAKARDVTLATGETAAEYAKQAAAKGRDATLSTGGTAAEYAKQAAAKGKDATLSTGGAAAEYAKQAAAKGKDVTLSTGGTAAEYARAAAEKAKEAAVATARTTAGYTQQAAAKATEVTADTARRVAEYAKEKAEQGKERAARAADQAEEPGHDAAAGAEDSASQAADEASRGLTGQHEDRAKDTAGDVARRAGDTVVRAKDTAKDVAGSVARKASDTAGRAKDTAEGAVGGVAQKSRDTAAEARDRTKDTASHAEDKAGEVKDRASGTGKAAAGGGGVTTKAKL; via the exons ATGGCGTCGCAGCAGCAGCCCAGGAAGCAGGCCACCACCAAGGGCCAGGAGGAGGGAGGCCAAGGCCAGGCGATGAACCTGGAGGAGATCGGCAAGTACCGCGCCGAGGCGCAGCAGCGGTCGGCGGAGGCCATCCGCGCCGCCGAGGAGCGCTTCAACAAGGCCAACAACCAGCAGCCGcgcggggccgccgccgcggcccagGCGCCCGGCGCCACCGTGGTCTCCTCGTATCAGGAGACCACGAAGCAGCCTGCAGCGACGCAGCAGGGGGAGAGCCAGGGCCGCGGCACTGATGCGCAGCAGTGGCTAGCTCAGACCGCGGCCGACGCCAGGGAGAGGTGCAACAAGGCCATGGGGACGAGCCCGGCCGCCCacgcgccggcgggcggcgcggctcccCACGACCACGGCAAGGGGGAGCAGGAGGGCGGCTGCCAAGCCCGCGCCCATCTGACGCGGCAGGAGGAGATGGGGAGGCCGGACGCGgaggccgcgcgcgccgcggtgGAGAAGCAcgacaggggcggcgcggcggcggggcagggcgtGAAGGACAAGGCCACGCGGGCGGCAGGCGCCACGGCGGACCATGCCGCGAGGAAGGGCGCTGAGGCCAAGGacgccggcgcgcgcggcgcgcaggCCGCGGAGGCGAAGACCCAGGAGGCCACAGGGACGGCGGCCGACTACACCAAGCAGGCGGCCGCGAGGGCCAGGGATGCCACTGCCGGCGCGGCCGGGACGACCGCTGAGTACGCGAagcaggcggcggcgaaggCCAGGGACGTGACGCTGGCCACCGGCGAGACGGCCGCGGAGTACGCGAagcaggcggcggcgaaggGCAGGGACGCGACGCTGAGCACCGGAGGGACGGCCGCGGAGTACGCGAAGCAGGCGGCGGCTAAGGGGAAGGACGCGACGCTGAGCACCGGCGGGGCAGCGGCCGAGTACGCGAAGCAGGCGGCGGCGAAAGGGAAGGACGTGACGCTGAGCActggcgggacggcggcggagtACGCCAGGGCCGCGGCCGAGAAGgcgaaggaggcggcggtggcgaccGCGCGGACGACGGCCGGGTACacgcagcaggcggcggcgaaggcgacGGAGGTGACGGCGGACACCGCGCGCAGGGTGGCGGAGTACGCcaaggagaaggcggagcagGGGAAGGAGCGCGCGGCGCGCGCCGCCGACCAGGCGGAGGAGCCGGGCCACGACGCGGCCGCGGGGGCCGAGGACTCGGCGTCCCAGGCGGCGGACGAGGCCTCCCGCGGCTTGACCGGGCAGCACGAGGACAGGGCCAAGGACACGGCCGGCGACGTGGCGCGCAGGGCAGGCGACACGGTCGTACGGGCCAAGGACACGGCGAAGGACGTGGCCGGATCCGTGGCGCGGAAAGCGAGCGACACGGCCGGGCGCGCCAAGGACACGGCGGAGGGCGCGGTCGGTGGCGTGGCGCAGAAGTCGAGGGATACCGCCGCCGAGGCAAGGGATAGGACGAAGGACACCGCCTCACACGCGGAGGATAAGGCCGGGGAGGTGAAGGACAGGGCGTCGGGGACCGGcaaggccgccgccggcggcggcggtgtcacGACGAAGGCGAAG CTGTGA